The Syngnathus scovelli strain Florida chromosome 13, RoL_Ssco_1.2, whole genome shotgun sequence genome has a window encoding:
- the ank1b gene encoding ankyrin-1 isoform X12: MAQAAKQLRKTKDLAEAAAQEQREKEEDKIKKRNRSRDRRRKADASTSFLRAARSGNLDKALDHIKNGIDINIANQNGLNGLHLASKEGHVKMVLELLHSGIELEATTKKGNTALHIAALAGQEKVVAELVNYGANVNAQSHKGFSPLYMAAQENHLEVVKFLLENGANQSLPTEDGFTPLAVALQQGHENVVALLINYGTKGKVRLPALHIAARNDDTRTAAVLLQNDPNPDVLSKTGFTPLHIAAHYENMSVAQLLLNRGANVNFTPKNGITPLHIASRRGNMMMVRLLLDRGAQIDAKTKDELTPLHCAARNGHVRIIEILLEHGAPLQAKTKNGLSPIHMAAQGDHMDCVRQLLQYNAEIDDITLDHLTPLHVAAHCGHHRMAKVLLDKGAKANSRALNGFTPLHIACKKNHMRSMDLLLKHSASLEAVTESGLTPLHVAAFMGHLNIVKNLLQRGASPNASNVKVETPLHMASRAGHCEVAQFLLQNSAQVDAKAKDDQTPLHCAARMGHKELVKLLLEHKANPDSSTTAGHTPLHIAAREGHIHTIRILLDAGAQQIKMTKKGFTPLHVASKYGKVDVAELLLERGANPNAAGKVRLSNATLALRHFMLVSFMSGFVLSVRSKQNGLTPLHVAVHHNNLDVVKLLVSKGGSAHSTARNGYTPLHIAAKQNQMEVASCLLQNGASPNAESLQGITPLHLASQEGRPDIVALLISKQANVNLGNKNGLTPLHLVAQEGHVGIADTLVKQGASVYAATRMGYTPLHVACHYGNIKMVKFLLQQQAHVNSKTRMGYTPLHQAAQQGHTDIVTLLLKNGAQPNEITSNGTSPLGIAKRLGYISVIDVLKLVTEESVSAITAEKHRMSFPETVDEILDVSEDEGVAQLTLGDELLGMDGARYLKLDDFKDQDDDFLSPKKTLRDFEGGVGTTPYSPAIPRIPCVSPETVLLDQHTPIPLPKEYDEDSLIPSSPATETSDNVSPVASPIHTGFLVSFMVDARGGSMRGSRHHGLRVIIPPRTCAAPTRITCRLVKPQKLTTPPPLVEGEGLASRIISLGPSSMQFLGPVIVEIPHFASLARGDRELVVLRSENGSVWKEHRNRYGDEVLETILNGMDEDLESQEELEKKRIRRIISTDFPLYFAVVSRVQQESDLIGPEGGRLTSKLVPHVEAIFPETAVTKRVRLGLQAQPIPDELLTRQLGNQATFSPVVTIEPRRRKFHRPIGLRIPLPPSWRESPRDAGEGDTTSLRLLCSVIGGTAPAQWEDITGTTKLMYANSCANFTTNVSARFWLADCPRTAEAVTFANLLYRELMSVPYMAKFVIFAKMNEAREGRLRCYCMTDDKMDKTLELHENFTEVARSRDIELMEGMPLHLECSGNLVPIRKATQQPRTFSFQAFRDNRLPVSVKVRDSNKDATGFLSFLRKCTKYEDAQHVLCNLNIAMPPCIKVAGSEERRRTLTPLALRERYGALNEPGLAAVNAMERTEVKINLISEQLGLSWAELARELQFGVDDINRIRVENPNSLLDQSSALLNLWAAREGKRAKMESLYIALKNIDRADIVSSLEGQPSQLLPGSLEEGACRLGDRDSTLLSPSVLNGLQMYGHPEMSPLSRAGEHNGDNRLVGGGAFQPYLPDKDSLQGWVGSVSSGRDNNAPGQEALLTPVGDTAYSHVLRGRLLQGKGLGFSHQEAGKRAWEQEWRRGKREDKEDYGADEHGRVLHRKVGADVRRAAQSVQRTSLRRVKY; the protein is encoded by the exons ATGGCGCAAGCCGCCAAGCAGCTCCGCAAGACCAAGGACCTCGCCGAGGCCGCCGCCCAGGAGCAgcgggagaaggaggaggacaaGATCAAAAAGAGGAATCGATCCAGGGATCGCAGGCGCAAG gctgaTGCATCCACCAGTTTTCTGCGCGCCGCTCGTTCAGGCAACCTGGACAAAGCTCTAGATCACATCAAAAATGGAATCGATATCAATATAGCTAATCAG AACGGTCTCAACGGGTTACATCTAGCCTCTAAAGAAGGTCACGTAAAAATGGTCCTGGAGCTCCTCCATTCGGGCATCGAACTCGAAGCCACAACTAAG AAAGGCAACACTGCTCTACATATCGCGGCACTGGCAGGCCAGGAGAAAGTGGTGGCTGAGCTTGTCAATTATGGAGCCAACGTTAATGCCCAGTCACAT AAAGGGTTCAGTCCTCTCTATATGGCAGCACAGGAAAATCACCTCGAGGTGGTCAAGTTCCTGCTGGAGAACGGCGCCAATCAGAGTCTCCCCactgag GACGGCTTCACCCCTCTGGCAGTGGCCCTGCAGCAGGGCCATGAAAACGTCGTAGCACTGCTCATCAACTATGGCACCAAAGGCAAGGTCCGCCTCCCCGCACTGCACATCGCTGCACGAAATGACGACACGCGCACCGCCGCTGTGCTCCTGCAGAATGACCCTAATCCTGATGTTCTCAGCAAG ACCGGTTTCACCCCTCTACATATCGCAGCCCACTATGAGAATATGAGCGTAGCCCAGCTGCTGCTAAACAGAGGAGCCAACGTGAACTTCACCCCGAAG AACGGCATCACACCACTTCACATCGCCTCCAGGAGGGGCAATATGATGATGGTCCGACTCCTGCTGGACAGAGGGGCCCAGATCGATGCCAAAACCAAG GATGAATTGACTCCGCTTCACTGTGCAGCTCGAAACGGACACGTTCGCATCATTGAGATCTTGCTAGAACACGGTGCTCCCCTCCAAGCTAAGACCAAG AATGGTCTGTCCCCCATCCACATGGCAGCTCAGGGGGATCACATGGACTGCGTGAGACAGCTTCTCCAATACAACGCAGAAATCGATGACATCACACTGGACCATTTAACGCCTCTTCATGTAGCGGCCCATTGTGGTCACCATCGTATGGCCAAAGTTCTTCTGGACAAAGGAGCCAAAGCTAACTCTAGAGCTctg AATGGCTTCACACCGCTCCATATTGCATGCAAGAAGAACCACATGCGGTCAATGGACTTGCTCCTCAAACACTCTGCTTCCTTAGAAGCCGTCACAGAG TCTGGCCTCACTCCTCTCCATGTAGCAGCTTTCATGGGTCACCTGAACATAGTGAAGAACCTGCTCCAGAGAGGGGCTTCACCGAATGCTTCCAATGTG AAAGTGGAGACCCCCCTCCATATGGCCTCCAGAGCAGGACACTGTGAAGTTGCCCAGTTTCTCCTGCAGAACTCAGCACAAGTGGATGCCAAGGCGAAG GACGACCAGACCCCCTTGCACTGTGCAGCCCGTATGGGACACAAGGAGCTGGTCAAGCTGCTTCTTGAACACAAGGCCAACCCGGACTCGTCCACCACGGCGGGGCACACCCCCTTGCACATCGCGGCGCGGGAAGGACACATTCATACCATTCGGATCTTGTTAGATGCTGGAGCGCAGCAGATCAAAATGACTAAG AAAGGCTTCACCCCCCTCCACGTGGCCTCAAAATACGGAAAGGTGGACGTAGCAGAGCTCCTTCTCGAAAGAGGCGCCAATCCCAACGCGGCCGGCAAAGTGAGGCTCTCGAACGCAACGTTAGCCCTGCGTCATTTTATGCTAGTCTCATTTATGTCCGGTTTTGTTTTGTCCGTGCGTTCGAAACAGAACGGTCTGACGCCCCTTCATGTGGCCGTTCACCACAACAACCTGGATGTTGTAAAACTTCTCGTCAGCAAGGGAGGATCAGCCCACAGCACTGCCCGA AACGGTTACACGCCTCTCCATATAGCGGCCAAGCAGAACCAGATGGAGGTGGCCAGTTGCCTGCTGCAGAACGGGGCGTCGCCCAATGCCGAATCCCTGCAAGGCATCACGCCGTTACACTTGGCCTCCCAGGAGGGACGGCCTGACATTGTGGCGCTACTCATTTCCAAGCAAGCCAATGTCAATCTTGGAAACAAG AATGGATTGACCCCTCTCCATCTGGTGGCTCAAGAAGGTCACGTGGGCATCGCCGACACGCTGGTCAAACAGGGAGCGTCCGTTTATGCCGCTACACGG ATGGGCTACACGCCCCTTCACGTGGCCTGTCACTATGGTAACATCAAGATGGTCAAGTTCCTACTGCAACAGCAGGCGCACGTGAATAGCAAAACACgg ATGGGCTACACTCCTTTGCACCAAGCAGCTCAGCAGGGTCACACTGATATCGTCACGTTGCTGTTAAAAAACGGAGCCCAGCCTAACGAGATTACGTCG AACGGAACGTCTCCACTGGGCATCGCAAAACGTCTCGGTTACATCTCCGTCATCGACGTGCTTAAACTGGTGACCGAGGAATCCGTCTCCGCG ATCACAGCTGAAAAGCATCGGATGAGTTTTCCCGAGACGGTGGATGAGATTTTGGATGTCTCGGAGGATGAAG gggtcgCCCAGCTAACGTTAG ggGACGAGTTGCTCGGAATGGACGGCGCACGCTATTTGAAGCTTGATGACTTTAAAGATCAGGACGATGACTTCCTATCCCCAAAGAAGACGCTTCGAGATTTCGAAGGTGGTGTGGGGACCAC GCCCTACTCTCCCGCCATTCCCAGGATTCCTTGCGTGTCGCCCGAAACAGTTCTCCTTGATCAa CACACCCCCATACCGCTGCCAAAGGAGTATGACGAAGACTCTCTCATCCCGAGCAGTCCGGCTACGGAAACTTCAGACAATGTCAGCCCGGTGGCCAGCCCCATTCACACCGG CTTTCTAGTGAGCTTCATGGTAGACGCCCGTGGAGGTTCCATGCGAGGCAGCAGACATCACGGCCTGCGAGTGATCATCCCTCCTCGGACCTGCGCCGCGCCGACCCGAATCACGTGCCGCCTGGTTAAACCTCAGAAGTTGACCACGCCCCCTCCCCTGGTGGAGGGCGAGGGGCTCGCCAGTCGGATCATCTCGCTGGGTCCATCCAGTATGCAGTTCCTTGG GCCAGTTATAGTGGAGATCCCACACTTTGCCTCACTGGCTCGAGGAGACCGTGAGCTCGTGGTCCTCCGCAGTGAAAACGGCTCGGTCTGGAAAGAGCACCGAAATCGCTATGGCGACGAAGTGCTGGAAACAATTCTGAACGGCATGGACGAAG ACCTGGAAAGTCAAGAGGAGCTGGAAAAAAAGCGGATTCGTCGAATCATCTCCACCGACTTCCCCCTCTACTTTGCCGTGGTGTCCCGCGTTCAGCAAGAGAGCGATCTGATTGGTCCAGAGGGCGGGAGGCTGACCAGTAAGCTGGTGCCGCATGTTGAAGCCATCTTTCCCGAGACGGCTGTCACCAAAAGAGTGAGACTGGGACTGCAG GCCCAACCCATCCCTGACGAATTGCTGACTCGGCAGCTCGGCAACCAGGCGACCTTCAGCCCTGTGGTCACCATCGAACCACGCAGGCGCAAGTTCCACCGTCCGATCGGGCTGCGTATTCCTCTTCCTCCATCCTGGCGAGAAAGTCCTCGTGATGCCGGCGAGGGCGACACCACCAGCTTGCGCCTCCTCTGCAGTGTCATTG GTGGGACGGCACCTGCTCAGTGGGAGGACATCACCGGGACAACCAAGCTGATGTACGCTAACAGCTGTGCCAACTTTACAACCAATGTCTCTGCAAG ATTTTGGCTAGCAGATTGTCCCCGCACCGCAGAGGCCGTGACCTTCGCTAACCTTTTGTATCGGGAATTGATGTCCGTGCCTTATATGGCAAAGTTTGTTATCTTTGCAAAGATGAACGAGGCGCGGGAAGGACGCCTGCGTTGTTACTGCATGACCGATGACAAGATGGACAAGACCCTGGAGTTGCATGAGAACTTCACCGAAGTGGCACGGAGTCGAGACATTGAG ctgatgGAGGGCATGCCGCTGCATCTGGAATGTTCCGGCAACCTGGTGCCTATCAGGAAAGCCACACAGCAGCCTCGCACCTTCAGCTTCCAGGCCTTCAGAGATAACCGGCTGCCTGTTTCTGTCAAG GTCCGAGACAGCAACAAGGACGCCACGGGGTTTTTGTCCTTCCTGAGAAAGTGCACCAAGTATGAGGATGCGCAGCATGTCTTATGCAACCTCAACATAGCAATGCCGCCCTGTATCAAG gtGGCTGGAAGTGAAGAACGGAGGCGGACTTTAACACCTCTCGCCCTGAGGGAACGCTACGGTGCTCTGAACGAGCCCGGTTTGG CCGCAGTAAATGCAATGGAGAGGACTGAGGTGAAGATCAACCTCATATCAGAGCAACTTGGTTTAAGTTGGGCAG AGTTGGCACGAGAGCTTCAGTTTGGGGTTGATGACATCAATAGGATCCGCGTGGAGAATCCCAACTCTTTGCTGGACCAGAGCTCCGCCTTGCTCAACCTCTGGGCCGCTAGAGAGGGCAAGAGGGCAAAAA TGGAGAGCCTGTACATTGCTTTGAAGAACATCGACCGTGCAGACATCGTGAGCTCCCTGGAGGGTCAGCCCTCACAACTACTACCTGGCTCTTTGGAGGAAGGCGCTTGCCGACTGGGCGATCGTGACTCCACCTTGCTCTCACCCAGCGTCCTCAATG GCCTGCAGATGTACGGCCATCCTGAGATGTCCCCGTTGAGTCGAGCGGGCGAGCACAATGGCGACAACCG GTTGGTCGGGGGCGGAGCTTTTCAACCCTACTTACCCGACAAGGATTCCCTGCAGGGCTGGGTGGGCTCGGTATCATCGGGCCGGGACAACAACGCTCCGGGCCAGGAGGCTCTGCTGACTCCGGTTGGTGACACAGCTTACTCACATGTGCTGCGTGGGCGCCTCCTGCAGGGAAAGGGGCTGGGCTTCTCTCACCAGGAGGCGGGGAAACGTGCGTGGGAACAGGAATGGAGGCGGGGCAAG aGAGAGGACAAAGAGGACTATGGTGCTGACGAGCATGGGAGGGTTCTTCATCGGAAG GTGGGGGCGGATGTGAGAAGGGCCGCACAGTCGGTGCAGCGCACCAGTCTTCGGAGGGTTAAATActga
- the ank1b gene encoding ankyrin-1 isoform X9 — translation MAQAAKQLRKTKDLAEAAAQEQREKEEDKIKKRNRSRDRRRKADASTSFLRAARSGNLDKALDHIKNGIDINIANQNGLNGLHLASKEGHVKMVLELLHSGIELEATTKKGNTALHIAALAGQEKVVAELVNYGANVNAQSHKGFSPLYMAAQENHLEVVKFLLENGANQSLPTEDGFTPLAVALQQGHENVVALLINYGTKGKVRLPALHIAARNDDTRTAAVLLQNDPNPDVLSKTGFTPLHIAAHYENMSVAQLLLNRGANVNFTPKNGITPLHIASRRGNMMMVRLLLDRGAQIDAKTKDELTPLHCAARNGHVRIIEILLEHGAPLQAKTKNGLSPIHMAAQGDHMDCVRQLLQYNAEIDDITLDHLTPLHVAAHCGHHRMAKVLLDKGAKANSRALNGFTPLHIACKKNHMRSMDLLLKHSASLEAVTESGLTPLHVAAFMGHLNIVKNLLQRGASPNASNVKVETPLHMASRAGHCEVAQFLLQNSAQVDAKAKDDQTPLHCAARMGHKELVKLLLEHKANPDSSTTAGHTPLHIAAREGHIHTIRILLDAGAQQIKMTKKGFTPLHVASKYGKVDVAELLLERGANPNAAGKVRLSNATLALRHFMLVSFMSGFVLSVRSKQNGLTPLHVAVHHNNLDVVKLLVSKGGSAHSTARNGYTPLHIAAKQNQMEVASCLLQNGASPNAESLQGITPLHLASQEGRPDIVALLISKQANVNLGNKNGLTPLHLVAQEGHVGIADTLVKQGASVYAATRMGYTPLHVACHYGNIKMVKFLLQQQAHVNSKTRMGYTPLHQAAQQGHTDIVTLLLKNGAQPNEITSNGTSPLGIAKRLGYISVIDVLKLVTEESVSAITAEKHRMSFPETVDEILDVSEDEGVAQLTLGDELLGMDGARYLKLDDFKDQDDDFLSPKKTLRDFEGGVGTTPYSPAIPRIPCVSPETVLLDQHTPIPLPKEYDEDSLIPSSPATETSDNVSPVASPIHTGFLVSFMVDARGGSMRGSRHHGLRVIIPPRTCAAPTRITCRLVKPQKLTTPPPLVEGEGLASRIISLGPSSMQFLGPVIVEIPHFASLARGDRELVVLRSENGSVWKEHRNRYGDEVLETILNGMDEDLESQEELEKKRIRRIISTDFPLYFAVVSRVQQESDLIGPEGGRLTSKLVPHVEAIFPETAVTKRVRLGLQAQPIPDELLTRQLGNQATFSPVVTIEPRRRKFHRPIGLRIPLPPSWRESPRDAGEGDTTSLRLLCSVIGGTAPAQWEDITGTTKLMYANSCANFTTNVSARFWLADCPRTAEAVTFANLLYRELMSVPYMAKFVIFAKMNEAREGRLRCYCMTDDKMDKTLELHENFTEVARSRDIELMEGMPLHLECSGNLVPIRKATQQPRTFSFQAFRDNRLPVSVKVRDSNKDATGFLSFLRKCTKYEDAQHVLCNLNIAMPPCIKVAGSEERRRTLTPLALRERYGALNEPGLAAVNAMERTEVKINLISEQLGLSWAELARELQFGVDDINRIRVENPNSLLDQSSALLNLWAAREGKRAKMESLYIALKNIDRADIVSSLEGQPSQLLPGSLEEGACRLGDRDSTLLSPSVLNEPYWQDVSSLQCAPIAATEEDTLMEMSDVQVWPAGVSPSLVTVEDSSLDGSSRADDSEGATLSLPCSLGRPSSGASGASGSLMELEEEEEEEEEEGEVEEEEEAPLEPMSALAERDRVRASGAVPKVNLNGQLGGQRSDGRRGEVPVAGGGAKRGGAGLSSAEGICVLSGLQMYGHPEMSPLSRAGEHNGDNRLVGGGAFQPYLPDKDSLQGWVGSVSSGRDNNAPGQEALLTPVGDTAYSHVLRGRLLQGKGLGFSHQEAGKRAWEQEWRRGKREDKEDYGADEHGRVLHRKVGADVRRAAQSVQRTSLRRVKY, via the exons ATGGCGCAAGCCGCCAAGCAGCTCCGCAAGACCAAGGACCTCGCCGAGGCCGCCGCCCAGGAGCAgcgggagaaggaggaggacaaGATCAAAAAGAGGAATCGATCCAGGGATCGCAGGCGCAAG gctgaTGCATCCACCAGTTTTCTGCGCGCCGCTCGTTCAGGCAACCTGGACAAAGCTCTAGATCACATCAAAAATGGAATCGATATCAATATAGCTAATCAG AACGGTCTCAACGGGTTACATCTAGCCTCTAAAGAAGGTCACGTAAAAATGGTCCTGGAGCTCCTCCATTCGGGCATCGAACTCGAAGCCACAACTAAG AAAGGCAACACTGCTCTACATATCGCGGCACTGGCAGGCCAGGAGAAAGTGGTGGCTGAGCTTGTCAATTATGGAGCCAACGTTAATGCCCAGTCACAT AAAGGGTTCAGTCCTCTCTATATGGCAGCACAGGAAAATCACCTCGAGGTGGTCAAGTTCCTGCTGGAGAACGGCGCCAATCAGAGTCTCCCCactgag GACGGCTTCACCCCTCTGGCAGTGGCCCTGCAGCAGGGCCATGAAAACGTCGTAGCACTGCTCATCAACTATGGCACCAAAGGCAAGGTCCGCCTCCCCGCACTGCACATCGCTGCACGAAATGACGACACGCGCACCGCCGCTGTGCTCCTGCAGAATGACCCTAATCCTGATGTTCTCAGCAAG ACCGGTTTCACCCCTCTACATATCGCAGCCCACTATGAGAATATGAGCGTAGCCCAGCTGCTGCTAAACAGAGGAGCCAACGTGAACTTCACCCCGAAG AACGGCATCACACCACTTCACATCGCCTCCAGGAGGGGCAATATGATGATGGTCCGACTCCTGCTGGACAGAGGGGCCCAGATCGATGCCAAAACCAAG GATGAATTGACTCCGCTTCACTGTGCAGCTCGAAACGGACACGTTCGCATCATTGAGATCTTGCTAGAACACGGTGCTCCCCTCCAAGCTAAGACCAAG AATGGTCTGTCCCCCATCCACATGGCAGCTCAGGGGGATCACATGGACTGCGTGAGACAGCTTCTCCAATACAACGCAGAAATCGATGACATCACACTGGACCATTTAACGCCTCTTCATGTAGCGGCCCATTGTGGTCACCATCGTATGGCCAAAGTTCTTCTGGACAAAGGAGCCAAAGCTAACTCTAGAGCTctg AATGGCTTCACACCGCTCCATATTGCATGCAAGAAGAACCACATGCGGTCAATGGACTTGCTCCTCAAACACTCTGCTTCCTTAGAAGCCGTCACAGAG TCTGGCCTCACTCCTCTCCATGTAGCAGCTTTCATGGGTCACCTGAACATAGTGAAGAACCTGCTCCAGAGAGGGGCTTCACCGAATGCTTCCAATGTG AAAGTGGAGACCCCCCTCCATATGGCCTCCAGAGCAGGACACTGTGAAGTTGCCCAGTTTCTCCTGCAGAACTCAGCACAAGTGGATGCCAAGGCGAAG GACGACCAGACCCCCTTGCACTGTGCAGCCCGTATGGGACACAAGGAGCTGGTCAAGCTGCTTCTTGAACACAAGGCCAACCCGGACTCGTCCACCACGGCGGGGCACACCCCCTTGCACATCGCGGCGCGGGAAGGACACATTCATACCATTCGGATCTTGTTAGATGCTGGAGCGCAGCAGATCAAAATGACTAAG AAAGGCTTCACCCCCCTCCACGTGGCCTCAAAATACGGAAAGGTGGACGTAGCAGAGCTCCTTCTCGAAAGAGGCGCCAATCCCAACGCGGCCGGCAAAGTGAGGCTCTCGAACGCAACGTTAGCCCTGCGTCATTTTATGCTAGTCTCATTTATGTCCGGTTTTGTTTTGTCCGTGCGTTCGAAACAGAACGGTCTGACGCCCCTTCATGTGGCCGTTCACCACAACAACCTGGATGTTGTAAAACTTCTCGTCAGCAAGGGAGGATCAGCCCACAGCACTGCCCGA AACGGTTACACGCCTCTCCATATAGCGGCCAAGCAGAACCAGATGGAGGTGGCCAGTTGCCTGCTGCAGAACGGGGCGTCGCCCAATGCCGAATCCCTGCAAGGCATCACGCCGTTACACTTGGCCTCCCAGGAGGGACGGCCTGACATTGTGGCGCTACTCATTTCCAAGCAAGCCAATGTCAATCTTGGAAACAAG AATGGATTGACCCCTCTCCATCTGGTGGCTCAAGAAGGTCACGTGGGCATCGCCGACACGCTGGTCAAACAGGGAGCGTCCGTTTATGCCGCTACACGG ATGGGCTACACGCCCCTTCACGTGGCCTGTCACTATGGTAACATCAAGATGGTCAAGTTCCTACTGCAACAGCAGGCGCACGTGAATAGCAAAACACgg ATGGGCTACACTCCTTTGCACCAAGCAGCTCAGCAGGGTCACACTGATATCGTCACGTTGCTGTTAAAAAACGGAGCCCAGCCTAACGAGATTACGTCG AACGGAACGTCTCCACTGGGCATCGCAAAACGTCTCGGTTACATCTCCGTCATCGACGTGCTTAAACTGGTGACCGAGGAATCCGTCTCCGCG ATCACAGCTGAAAAGCATCGGATGAGTTTTCCCGAGACGGTGGATGAGATTTTGGATGTCTCGGAGGATGAAG gggtcgCCCAGCTAACGTTAG ggGACGAGTTGCTCGGAATGGACGGCGCACGCTATTTGAAGCTTGATGACTTTAAAGATCAGGACGATGACTTCCTATCCCCAAAGAAGACGCTTCGAGATTTCGAAGGTGGTGTGGGGACCAC GCCCTACTCTCCCGCCATTCCCAGGATTCCTTGCGTGTCGCCCGAAACAGTTCTCCTTGATCAa CACACCCCCATACCGCTGCCAAAGGAGTATGACGAAGACTCTCTCATCCCGAGCAGTCCGGCTACGGAAACTTCAGACAATGTCAGCCCGGTGGCCAGCCCCATTCACACCGG CTTTCTAGTGAGCTTCATGGTAGACGCCCGTGGAGGTTCCATGCGAGGCAGCAGACATCACGGCCTGCGAGTGATCATCCCTCCTCGGACCTGCGCCGCGCCGACCCGAATCACGTGCCGCCTGGTTAAACCTCAGAAGTTGACCACGCCCCCTCCCCTGGTGGAGGGCGAGGGGCTCGCCAGTCGGATCATCTCGCTGGGTCCATCCAGTATGCAGTTCCTTGG GCCAGTTATAGTGGAGATCCCACACTTTGCCTCACTGGCTCGAGGAGACCGTGAGCTCGTGGTCCTCCGCAGTGAAAACGGCTCGGTCTGGAAAGAGCACCGAAATCGCTATGGCGACGAAGTGCTGGAAACAATTCTGAACGGCATGGACGAAG ACCTGGAAAGTCAAGAGGAGCTGGAAAAAAAGCGGATTCGTCGAATCATCTCCACCGACTTCCCCCTCTACTTTGCCGTGGTGTCCCGCGTTCAGCAAGAGAGCGATCTGATTGGTCCAGAGGGCGGGAGGCTGACCAGTAAGCTGGTGCCGCATGTTGAAGCCATCTTTCCCGAGACGGCTGTCACCAAAAGAGTGAGACTGGGACTGCAG GCCCAACCCATCCCTGACGAATTGCTGACTCGGCAGCTCGGCAACCAGGCGACCTTCAGCCCTGTGGTCACCATCGAACCACGCAGGCGCAAGTTCCACCGTCCGATCGGGCTGCGTATTCCTCTTCCTCCATCCTGGCGAGAAAGTCCTCGTGATGCCGGCGAGGGCGACACCACCAGCTTGCGCCTCCTCTGCAGTGTCATTG GTGGGACGGCACCTGCTCAGTGGGAGGACATCACCGGGACAACCAAGCTGATGTACGCTAACAGCTGTGCCAACTTTACAACCAATGTCTCTGCAAG ATTTTGGCTAGCAGATTGTCCCCGCACCGCAGAGGCCGTGACCTTCGCTAACCTTTTGTATCGGGAATTGATGTCCGTGCCTTATATGGCAAAGTTTGTTATCTTTGCAAAGATGAACGAGGCGCGGGAAGGACGCCTGCGTTGTTACTGCATGACCGATGACAAGATGGACAAGACCCTGGAGTTGCATGAGAACTTCACCGAAGTGGCACGGAGTCGAGACATTGAG ctgatgGAGGGCATGCCGCTGCATCTGGAATGTTCCGGCAACCTGGTGCCTATCAGGAAAGCCACACAGCAGCCTCGCACCTTCAGCTTCCAGGCCTTCAGAGATAACCGGCTGCCTGTTTCTGTCAAG GTCCGAGACAGCAACAAGGACGCCACGGGGTTTTTGTCCTTCCTGAGAAAGTGCACCAAGTATGAGGATGCGCAGCATGTCTTATGCAACCTCAACATAGCAATGCCGCCCTGTATCAAG gtGGCTGGAAGTGAAGAACGGAGGCGGACTTTAACACCTCTCGCCCTGAGGGAACGCTACGGTGCTCTGAACGAGCCCGGTTTGG CCGCAGTAAATGCAATGGAGAGGACTGAGGTGAAGATCAACCTCATATCAGAGCAACTTGGTTTAAGTTGGGCAG AGTTGGCACGAGAGCTTCAGTTTGGGGTTGATGACATCAATAGGATCCGCGTGGAGAATCCCAACTCTTTGCTGGACCAGAGCTCCGCCTTGCTCAACCTCTGGGCCGCTAGAGAGGGCAAGAGGGCAAAAA TGGAGAGCCTGTACATTGCTTTGAAGAACATCGACCGTGCAGACATCGTGAGCTCCCTGGAGGGTCAGCCCTCACAACTACTACCTGGCTCTTTGGAGGAAGGCGCTTGCCGACTGGGCGATCGTGACTCCACCTTGCTCTCACCCAGCGTCCTCAATG AGCCCTACTGGCAGGATGTGTCCAGTCTGCAGTGCGCCCCCATCGCCGCTACAGAAGAAGACACCTTGATGGAGATGTCCGACGTCCAGGTGTGGCCGGCGGGGGTCAGCCCCTCGTTGGTTACGGTGGAGGACTCATCATTGGACGGCAGCAGTCGAGCGGATGACTCGGAAGGCGCCACGCTTTCCCTTCCCTGCAGTTTGGGCCGGCCCAGCAGCGGAGCAAGCGGGGCGAGCGGCTCCCTTATGGagctggaggaggaagaggaggaggaagaggaggaaggggaggttgaggaggaggaggaggcgccaCTGGAGCCCATGAGCGCGCTGGCGGAAAGGGACCGGGTCAGAGCCAGTGGCGCCGTTCCCAAGGTCAACTTGAATGGCCAGCTGGGTGGTCAGAGGTCGGACGGGAGGAGAGGGGAGGTTCCCGTGGCGGGAGGAGGAGCCAAAAGAGGCGGGGCGGGGCTTAGTTCAGCGGAAGGCATTTGTGTTCTTTCAGGCCTGCAGATGTACGGCCATCCTGAGATGTCCCCGTTGAGTCGAGCGGGCGAGCACAATGGCGACAACCG GTTGGTCGGGGGCGGAGCTTTTCAACCCTACTTACCCGACAAGGATTCCCTGCAGGGCTGGGTGGGCTCGGTATCATCGGGCCGGGACAACAACGCTCCGGGCCAGGAGGCTCTGCTGACTCCGGTTGGTGACACAGCTTACTCACATGTGCTGCGTGGGCGCCTCCTGCAGGGAAAGGGGCTGGGCTTCTCTCACCAGGAGGCGGGGAAACGTGCGTGGGAACAGGAATGGAGGCGGGGCAAG aGAGAGGACAAAGAGGACTATGGTGCTGACGAGCATGGGAGGGTTCTTCATCGGAAG GTGGGGGCGGATGTGAGAAGGGCCGCACAGTCGGTGCAGCGCACCAGTCTTCGGAGGGTTAAATActga